The sequence GCTGTAGGAAGGGGATAGTCGGTTGTGATTTTAATGATGGCAAGGTTGTAGTGGAAATCATACCCAAGAACttctcccttcaatggcttGCCCTTTGATAAATAAACCTCAACCTGAATGAATTGTatactaataaatttatatgaattGATGCCTTCTGAAAAAAGATAGCCCAGGCCAGCCCCGgtatactaaattaaaaaaaaaaattaaattagctgGTGAAGATAGGAATTACGGTGATGTCAGGGGCCAAAAAAGTATATCTAGAATAAGCCGGAAATCTGAGAAGGTTAGCAGAAGTGAGGATGGTAGCAACAAATTCACCGCCGCCGCCACCCCCACCACCACTCTCTTGTTTGTGCTCACATTCTACGACCGTCCCCGAGCATCTACATAAATTCTTACCAcctgaattaattaattgattttgtttattattgttatcaatcacaaacaaaaacaataacaactcATCTGTAGTAGTTAAATATTTGCAAGAGCATTCATTAGATTATCATTCATTCATTGATACCTGTGCGGGACAAGAGGCACACAACAGACAGAGAAACCTTGAGAGCAGCTATTTTTGAATCAATATCCAAATCTTTGTTCACACTCCGTACATCAaacatctcctcctcctcctcctcctcctctgtaTCCCTCGCCGCATGgtgtactgtttttttttaaaaaaaaaaaaatattatattcaacACCATTACCGACCGAATCTAAATCTATAACTAGCATTTAGGAAGATTTCAGTCAACACCATTACCAAATCGTTGCCGCTTAGAAGATGTCGCAGACTCCATCGTTACTTTTCAGTATTTCCCTTGACGCGGGGATCCttaaatatttgtattgttattattattatttctttttttactgcTGATAGCCCAATTCTA is a genomic window of Populus alba chromosome 18, ASM523922v2, whole genome shotgun sequence containing:
- the LOC118059495 gene encoding uncharacterized protein isoform X2, which codes for MESATSSKRQRFVHHAARDTEEEEEEEEMFDVRSVNKDLDIDSKIAALKVSLSVVCLLSRTGGKNLCRCSGTVVECEHKQESGGGGGGGGEFVATILTSANLLRFPAYSRYTFLAPDITVEVYLSKGKPLKGEVLGYDFHYNLAIIKITTDYPLPTAILTDIDVSMPLTPTPLLIDSKPFGLRPHTVDSSLFKLRGGDKYL
- the LOC118059495 gene encoding uncharacterized protein isoform X1: MESATSSKRQRFVHHAARDTEEEEEEEEMFDVRSVNKDLDIDSKIAALKVSLSVVCLLSRTGGKNLCRCSGTVVECEHKQESGGGGGGGGEFVATILTSANLLRFPAYSRYTFLAPDITVEVYLSKGKPLKGEVLGYDFHYNLAIIKITTDYPLPTAILTDIDVSMPLTPTPLLIDSKPFGLRPHTVDSSLFKLRGGDKVIALARTHTCHCLLVESVSIRAAGFIVKSSSTLLARLLKFILAGLL